DNA sequence from the Alkaliphilus metalliredigens QYMF genome:
ACCTTTTCACTATCCAAGGATGTTTCTTTGAAATTTTCAATGACAATCTGTTTTGCCTCTTCTAGTGTTACAGTATCTAATAACTCAATCATTTGAATATCCCCCCCGTCAAATTCGTCTGACGCTATGGCGTCGACTCATATCCCACTTAAATACAAAAAAGCTAATCCAAAAGGATTAGCTTTAACACAAATATGAATTCGTTAGTTAGAATTCTTATGTAAAGCAAATTTCCTTTTCAAGTTCGGGAGGCAAGAGAATTTCTTCATTTACCCAGAGGTAAGTCATCGTAGCATCGCCTTAGATAATCTCACTCGGAAATTCGTAACATTCTATTAAATTCATTATTATCGTACCACATTTGGTCAGAAAATTCAATTTTTATTAAGACAACAAAAACCTCCTATAAATAGGAGGTTTTTAATCCAAGATGCCGTCAGATGCAAAATTCACACCCGCACCTCACTCTAGGTGGGTGACTTGCCTTACTCTTCCTAAGTCCACTCGACGGTGGCATGTAGTCCAAGTAAAAACTTAGTCTCCCGGATGTTTACTGTCGGTTGAATTTTACGATTCAAAACGTACATCTCAGAATGTCTTTAACTTATTATACACCAAAACAAAGAAAATATAAAATGAACTTTTTGCCTTTTAAGGCTGATTTTCCTTCAAAACATTCCTTGCTTTCTAGCTTCCACGGAATCCCTGCATTATAAGACTTTTTTTACTTATAGGATCAAAATTTTATCTTCGAGTTCATTCATTACATAGATTGAAATCCACTGAAAATCTCATTGATTTCATCTTCTTTTAATGTTTCCTTTATTAATAGGTCCTCCGCCACAGCCTCAACAATGTTAAGGCTCTTCTCTAGGAGCACCTTTGTTTCATCGTATAAACGCTTCATATTTAACTTTGTTAGTTCCATTACTCGTTGGTCACAAGCACCTTGTCGACCAAATAAAACATCATAATTAATCATACCTACTTCATCATTCATCCCAAATTGTTTGATCATTGCACCTAGAATTTCTGTTGCCTTTTGAATGTCATTACTGGCTCCTGTTGTGACAAAATCTGGTCCAAAAACAATTTCTTCTATGATTCTTCCTGATAAAGCAACTTTAATACTATTTACCATACTATTTTTAGTATGATACATTTGATCTGGAGGAATATTCATACTAAATCCACCAGCTCCTTTGGTGCTTGGTATAATCGTTACCTTTGTCACTTTATTTTGGGGACACAATAGCTTTGTGGCAACAGCGTGACCTGCTTCGTGATATGCAGTAATCTTTCTATCAATTGGCTGAATATTACTTCGATCCTTCTTCTCTTCTCCAGCTACCACTGTGTAAAAAGCCTTATCTATATGTCCTTCCGTAATAAAGTCTGCTTCTTCTCTTGCTGCATAAATAGCTGCTTCATTCATTAAATTTTCAAGTTTGGCACCACTGAAATAAACAGTTTGTTGTGCAATTCCTCGTAAGCACACCTTTGGATCTATAGGTCTATTTTGAGTATATAATTGTAGAATATCCTGTCTTGCTTTCAGATCAGGTAGTCCTATCTCAATTTGACGATCAAATCGTCCAGGTCTTAGTAGTGCATCATCAAGTATATCCAGACGGTTAGTTGCCGCCATTACGATGATTCCTTCGCTACCTTTAAATCCAGACATCTCAGTTAATAATGCATTTAGTGTCCTGTCGGATTCATCGCTACCACCTAAACCTCCACGATCTCTTTTCTTTCCAATGGCGTCAATTTCATCAATGAAAATGACACATTTTCCTTTGTCTTTTGCCTTTTTAAATAAGTTACGGATTCTACCAGCACCTAATCCTGCATATACCTGTACAAAATCCGAACCGGAAACAGCTAAAAATTCAACTCCCGCCTCACTGGCCAGAGCCCTTGCTAATAGCGTTTTTCCCGTTCCTGGAGATCCATATAAGATAACCCCTTTAGGCATTTTTGCACCATAACGGCTATACTTCTCTGGATTCTTCAAGAAGTCTACAAGCTCCATGGCATTTTCCTTCGCCTCTTGATTCCCTGCAATATCTGCAAATCGAATCGATGAGTCTTTTTGAGTAGAAAACTCAACATCAGACATCTTGTCGTATTCCTTAGAGGTTTGTGTCGCATTTTTCTTAGATAAAAAGATGGCGACCCCAATAAATCCACCTATCAAAACAACAAATGTAATTACTTGAACAACAGAATATTGGTCTGTTGTTTCTCTGACCTGTATTCCATGTAATAACAAATTTTCTTTCAAACTGTCAGTTCTTGGATGGTCTGTTATAAACTGTTTTCCATCCTCAAAGACTCCTGTCAATTTAGGACCTTCCGATAGATTGACGGTTCTAATTTCTCCTGCCTCTGTACTTTCTAAGAAAGCAGTATAACTAATCTCCAGTTTATCCTCATTAAAATATTGAGTATAAACGGCATAACCAATTGCACTCACAACAACAATAGCAATACCAAGTACTATAATCAATTGTTTTTTAGTTAGTTTTAACATAAAAAAACCCCCTTTCAAAAGTTAGTTAAAAAACTTGGTATGTAAGGGGTGTTTCATTTAACCAGATATATTATGTTAACACATTCGACATCAAAGCAAAAGTTTGTTTCATGGCCTCTATATTCTATTGATACAGATTATAGGGGTAATGCTTATTCATACGCTGTCATACTTAGATTTTCACACCTTATATTTTGATTCAAGGAATGCAATCTCATTAACAATATCTAAAATCACGATTCATGTTCTATTTTTCTACGAAGTTTCGTATGTTTTTAAGCACAATATTAATGGTTCCGTCTCCATTTCGTTGAACAGAAAATTTATGTGGATCATTAAAGATATCTCGTTCATTTCGAATATCAAAACCCGTATCAGTCTTGATGGCCTTTCTTTTAAGCTTTTTCTCTACCCACTCCTTGTTGACTTCAAATCCCGTTACTTGAAATCCTTCATTGTTTAAATGCTCTATATAATTATTTTTCATCTCTTCATTATCATCTGACATCGCTTCTGCAAACTGTCTCACATTAATTTCTTCTTCTTTGTTTAAATGTGTAGCTAATACATCCCTGGCTGTAGCAGCATGTGCTACATCTTGTCTCAATTCATTTCTTACAAATTTTTCGGTCATACTCCTAAACATTTTTGTTTTATCTTTACTATCCACAAGGATATTACAGTTTAAAAAATCCTGAGCAAAAAAATGGGCCACATCTTGTTCGCTTCCCTTGGCCTGTTGTTTGTCCAAAAGAACTAAATCGTATTCATCGTTAGCCTCATATCTTTTAATAAATGCGCATTTCTGTAAACGTTGCGCCATTCCTGGCAAACCAGTCTCATGGGAAATAATCGAAACCTTAAATCTATCATCCACATATTCAATATCATGAACATAGGACTTGCGATAATCCATTTTTAAAATCCCCACATATTTTTGTGAATCTACAGAATACGAGCAAATAACTAGATCACAAGAAGATGTGTTTGCATTGACTTTCATAGCCCGAAACAGATGCTGAGCAATGATTTTACTACTTTCAACAAAGCTACTCTCATGATAAAGTATTTGGTCGCAGCTGTCCCTCACAATATTTGGTCCCGTAATAAACTTAGCAATACGATTGTCATCATCCTTTAGGGAACGCACAATATGTTTTTCTATTAATTCGTGGATCTCCTCCGTTATCTCTTGCTGAAAATCTGTCA
Encoded proteins:
- a CDS encoding ATP-dependent metallopeptidase FtsH/Yme1/Tma family protein, whose protein sequence is MLKLTKKQLIIVLGIAIVVVSAIGYAVYTQYFNEDKLEISYTAFLESTEAGEIRTVNLSEGPKLTGVFEDGKQFITDHPRTDSLKENLLLHGIQVRETTDQYSVVQVITFVVLIGGFIGVAIFLSKKNATQTSKEYDKMSDVEFSTQKDSSIRFADIAGNQEAKENAMELVDFLKNPEKYSRYGAKMPKGVILYGSPGTGKTLLARALASEAGVEFLAVSGSDFVQVYAGLGAGRIRNLFKKAKDKGKCVIFIDEIDAIGKKRDRGGLGGSDESDRTLNALLTEMSGFKGSEGIIVMAATNRLDILDDALLRPGRFDRQIEIGLPDLKARQDILQLYTQNRPIDPKVCLRGIAQQTVYFSGAKLENLMNEAAIYAAREEADFITEGHIDKAFYTVVAGEEKKDRSNIQPIDRKITAYHEAGHAVATKLLCPQNKVTKVTIIPSTKGAGGFSMNIPPDQMYHTKNSMVNSIKVALSGRIIEEIVFGPDFVTTGASNDIQKATEILGAMIKQFGMNDEVGMINYDVLFGRQGACDQRVMELTKLNMKRLYDETKVLLEKSLNIVEAVAEDLLIKETLKEDEINEIFSGFQSM
- a CDS encoding nucleoid-associated protein, whose protein sequence is MRETSSVILHSIIVHVLDKTAEEPLLTDFQQEITEEIHELIEKHIVRSLKDDDNRIAKFITGPNIVRDSCDQILYHESSFVESSKIIAQHLFRAMKVNANTSSCDLVICSYSVDSQKYVGILKMDYRKSYVHDIEYVDDRFKVSIISHETGLPGMAQRLQKCAFIKRYEANDEYDLVLLDKQQAKGSEQDVAHFFAQDFLNCNILVDSKDKTKMFRSMTEKFVRNELRQDVAHAATARDVLATHLNKEEEINVRQFAEAMSDDNEEMKNNYIEHLNNEGFQVTGFEVNKEWVEKKLKRKAIKTDTGFDIRNERDIFNDPHKFSVQRNGDGTINIVLKNIRNFVEK